The Methanooceanicella nereidis genomic interval CGTTCTCCTCTCGCACGCGCCACCTAAGGGAGCCCAGGATGAAATACCCGGCGGCATACATGTCGGAAGCGAGGCTGTCGCGGAGCTCGCGCCGAATTTCATTGCGATAGTATGCGGGCACATACATGAAGGGAAGGGCATATCAAAATTAGGCAATACGCTCGTCGTAAATCCCGGTTCGGCATCAGTAGGGAGCGCGGCCATTATAGATATAGATAAGAGCGGTAATGTAAAAGCCGAACTTATCTGATTATTTTTGATCGACGTTCCAGACCCGATGTGATCCGATCTGCCGCAGGTTGACGTGATGCATTATACTAAGCACGGCCTGCGGGACCACGATCAATGACAACACTGGACGCTGAATATAAAACCATCGAATTTACATGGCATAGCACTTAGCATAATGCGAATGAAATAACAAAAAACAACACCAGAACCTGAATTCTATCCTTTTTTAGGATCGGGGTCCACACTCAATTTAATAACCCATCTATGCGCAAGATATTTAAACACGCAAGATGTTTTTATATATTGAAGTTCACTTTTCTTCGTTATTTCTGCCCGTATATTCGTGGTATATTTAAAAAATGGCAGTAGCGTAATGAAGAAAGGGTTAAATATAAAAGAGGATTAATTACAGATAGCTGATTTTGCTTTTATTACTTGAGAGGAGTTTTAATGGAAGATAAACAGTACAAAGGCACCACCACTATCGGAATAATATGTGATGAGGGGATAGTCCTTGCGACAGAAAGAAGGGCGACGATGGGAAATCTTATCGCCAGCAGGGACGCGCAGAAGATCTATAAGATCTCTGACAATATCGCAATGACCATCGCAGGTTCCGTCGGTGATGGACAAAGGCTAGCAAGGATCCTGCAGGTAGAGGCAAAACTGTTCGAACTCAGGCGCCATGGACCGATGACCGTAAATGCGCTGTCTATGCTCCTGTCCAACATCCTCGCTGAGACAAAATTCGCACCGTTCTATGTCCAGATATTGATAGGCGGTGTCGACAGGACCGGATCGAATATCTACTCTTTAGACCCGCTTGGCGGCAGGATAGAGGAGAAAAAGTTCGTCTCAACAGGTTCCGGTTCACCGATCGCTTATGGTGTCCTTGAGGACCGCTTTAAGCCGAAAATGACCATTGAAGAAGGTGTCGAGCTTGCGACGAGGGCGCTGGAGTCCGCGATGAAGAGAGACTCTGCATCAGGCAATGGTATACAGATAGTAATAATCACTAAGGAAAAGTTTGAGATGTTCGAGAAGGAGGTAAGCAGGGAAGTACTCGGTGCTTAACTCTATTTTCTTATTTCGAATATTTCTTACTATTTTATTTTATCTTATTGTCAGAGGGGTACAAAAACGATGGCAATCGAAGATGTTTTAAACGAATTAAAATCTAAAATCGTAGATAAACTGCCAAAAGGCATAAACGTATCCAGCCTTGAGTTTGAGGGCCCTGAGCTTGTGATATACACGACCGACCCGAAAGCGTTCGCAGATAACGGCGACATAATCAGGTCGATAGCAAAGGACCTCCGCAAGAGGGTAGTGGTCAGGCCGGACCCAAGGATGCTGGCCGAACCCGAAGAGGCTATCAAAAGAATAAAGGAGATAGTCCCTGCGGAATCGGGAGTGTCTAACCATTACTTTGATACCGACACGGGAGAGGTCATAATCGAAGCTGAAAAGCCCGGTCTTGTCATAGGCAGGCATGGCTCGACGCTAAGGGAGATAACCAAGCATATCGGCTGGACGCCCAAGGTCGTCCGGACGCCTCCGATCGAATCCTCGACCGTGAAGGACATAAGGCAGTACTTACGAAGCGTAAAGGAAGAGAGAAAGACTATTTTGAAGGGTATTGGTAGGAAGATACACAGGCCCATCTCCAACAAGGACCAGTGGATCAGGATAACTACCCTGGGCGGCTGCAAAGAAGTCGGTAGAAGCTCCTTTTTATTGAGCACGCCTGAAAGTAAAGTTCTTATTGACTGCGGCGTCAACACGGGCGCAGAGAGCAATGGCACGCCATATCTCTATGTCCCGGAGGTCAGCCCGCTGTCACAGCTCGACGCAGTAGTCCTGACTCATGCTCATCTTGACCACAGCGGCCTTATCCCGCTATTATACATGTATGGTTACGAAGGGCCTGTGTACATGACACCGCCGACGAGGGACTTGATGGCCCTTTTGCAGCTCGACTATATCGAAGTGGCTAACAGGGAAGGAAAGAGGCCCCCGTACGAGTCGGCACTTATCCGCGAGACGTTAAAGCACACCATAACTCTGAACTATGGCGACGTCACGGATATAGCCCCGGACATAAGGCTTACTTTCTATAATTCCGGCCACATCCTTGGTTCGGGAATCGCGCACTTCCACATAGGGGAAGGCCTCTACAACGTCGCTTTCACAGGCGACTTCAAGTATGAGAAGACAAGGCTTTTTGACCCGGCAGTTAACCAGTTCCCCAGGATAGAGACCATCATCATGGAATCCACTTACGGAGGCATGCATGACATGCAGCCTGCAAGAAGGGATGCCGAGACCGAGCTTCAGCACATAGTCAAGACCACGCTTTCAAGAGGCGGAAAGGTACTGATACCCACATTCGCTGTGGGAAGAAGCCAGGAAGTCATGATAGTCCTTGAGGAAGCGATCAGGAAGGGCATTATCGATAACGTCCCGGTATATCTTGACGGTATGATATGGGAAGCCACGGCTATCCATACGACATATCCGGAGTACCTTAACGTCGAACTACAGGACATGATTTTCCATAAGGGCCAGAACCCGTTCCTGTCACCTGCTTTCGTTCGTGTCGACTCTTCGCAGAAACGTGAGAAGATCCTTCAGGACCCGTCGCCATGTATAGTGCTGGCGACATCAGGCATGATGAATGGCGGACCGGTCATGGAATACCTGAAAATGTACGGGCCTGACAAGCGTAACACGCTCGTATTCGTAGGTTACCAGGCAGAAGGCACGCTCGGAAGACGCATACAGAAGGGATGGACAGAGATCCCTATGTCCACTAACGGAAAGACCGAAGTGATGAAGATCAACATGGAGGTCGCGACTGTGGACGGATTCTCAGGTCACTCGGACCGGAGGCAACTGATGGAATATGTCAAGCGCATGGAACCGAGGCCGGAGAGGATCATAACGAATCACGGCGACGAGAACAAGTGTCTGGACCTTGCAAGCTCGATCTACAAGAAGCACAAGCTTGAGACCAGGTCACCGATGAACCTGGAAACTATAAGGCTGATATAAGGCATTGTTAAAGATGCTGGCGATAGTCACATCTTTAACATGCGAGCTTTTTTAAGAATAATTGATATTAAAGCAGCCTGCCAAAATTGATCCTTTAATTTATATCTTTCCAGACATAAAGGCGACAAACTGGAGCGTCACTTTCTTACCATGAAGCGCACAACGGCGAAAAAAGGTACACAAATTATTTTAGTATATGATAACCTTCGAAAAAAGTCCTTCGTGTACCCCTGTGCTCCTTCGTGCGCTTCGTGGTGAGAAATAGTGTTCCCTGATCGCCTTTGTGTATTTTTCATCCTATAATAAAAATACTAGCACATCCTGCTAGCTGCCATGCTGCAGGAGCATTTGCTGTGAACCGGAATGCTAAATAGCCTGTCTACCACATATTCATGTAATACGCACTCCACCTTTCGCATCTCATCCAGCACTTCTTCATGGCTTATCGGCGTCTTTGATATACCTGCGGCATAGTTGGTGACGACAGCTATGGCTGCGTAACACATTCCAAGCTCTCTGGCGAGAACGCATTCCGGAACGTTTGTCATTCCAACGACGTCTCCCCCGAGCATTGCGAACATTTTTATTTCGGCGGCAGTCTCGAAACGAGGCCCTTCAGCGCAAACATAAGTGCCTTTTTCATGTAGCGGTATATCGCCGGGCATGGATGAAAGGATGCTGTCGCGTATCTCGGGGCAGTATGGTTCCGTGACATCTGTATGTACCACGAAGCCTTCCTCGTCATAGAACGTGGACGGCCTTGCTTTCGTAAAATCAATGAACTGATCGAGAAGGACAAAGCTTCCCGGCTTAATGTGTTCCTTCAGGCTGCCAACCGATACCACACCTATTATGCGTTCCACGCCTAACTCTTTCAATGCCATGATGTTTGCACGATAATCTATTCTGTGAGGGGCGCAAATATGGCATTCACCGTGACGCGGTAAAAAAACGAAATCTTCTCCTTTTTCATTTTCGTATATACTTACAGTGACATCACCATATTTCGTTGAGATGGTCTTTTTTCCTTTAATGGCGGCACAGGTCATCCGG includes:
- the psmB gene encoding archaeal proteasome endopeptidase complex subunit beta, which gives rise to MEDKQYKGTTTIGIICDEGIVLATERRATMGNLIASRDAQKIYKISDNIAMTIAGSVGDGQRLARILQVEAKLFELRRHGPMTVNALSMLLSNILAETKFAPFYVQILIGGVDRTGSNIYSLDPLGGRIEEKKFVSTGSGSPIAYGVLEDRFKPKMTIEEGVELATRALESAMKRDSASGNGIQIVIITKEKFEMFEKEVSREVLGA
- a CDS encoding beta-CASP ribonuclease aCPSF1, which codes for MAIEDVLNELKSKIVDKLPKGINVSSLEFEGPELVIYTTDPKAFADNGDIIRSIAKDLRKRVVVRPDPRMLAEPEEAIKRIKEIVPAESGVSNHYFDTDTGEVIIEAEKPGLVIGRHGSTLREITKHIGWTPKVVRTPPIESSTVKDIRQYLRSVKEERKTILKGIGRKIHRPISNKDQWIRITTLGGCKEVGRSSFLLSTPESKVLIDCGVNTGAESNGTPYLYVPEVSPLSQLDAVVLTHAHLDHSGLIPLLYMYGYEGPVYMTPPTRDLMALLQLDYIEVANREGKRPPYESALIRETLKHTITLNYGDVTDIAPDIRLTFYNSGHILGSGIAHFHIGEGLYNVAFTGDFKYEKTRLFDPAVNQFPRIETIIMESTYGGMHDMQPARRDAETELQHIVKTTLSRGGKVLIPTFAVGRSQEVMIVLEEAIRKGIIDNVPVYLDGMIWEATAIHTTYPEYLNVELQDMIFHKGQNPFLSPAFVRVDSSQKREKILQDPSPCIVLATSGMMNGGPVMEYLKMYGPDKRNTLVFVGYQAEGTLGRRIQKGWTEIPMSTNGKTEVMKINMEVATVDGFSGHSDRRQLMEYVKRMEPRPERIITNHGDENKCLDLASSIYKKHKLETRSPMNLETIRLI
- the mtnP gene encoding S-methyl-5'-thioadenosine phosphorylase encodes the protein MPRLAIIGGSGFYRMTCAAIKGKKTISTKYGDVTVSIYENEKGEDFVFLPRHGECHICAPHRIDYRANIMALKELGVERIIGVVSVGSLKEHIKPGSFVLLDQFIDFTKARPSTFYDEEGFVVHTDVTEPYCPEIRDSILSSMPGDIPLHEKGTYVCAEGPRFETAAEIKMFAMLGGDVVGMTNVPECVLARELGMCYAAIAVVTNYAAGISKTPISHEEVLDEMRKVECVLHEYVVDRLFSIPVHSKCSCSMAASRMC